A section of the Candidatus Moraniibacteriota bacterium genome encodes:
- a CDS encoding GIY-YIG nuclease family protein, translated as MFYTYILLSEKDGKMYTGYTKDLQLRFEHHSKGLVPSTKDRRPLKLVYYEACLNQQDATHREKYLKSYKGKMFLRNRLKSYFTG; from the coding sequence ATGTTCTATACCTATATACTGCTCAGTGAAAAAGATGGGAAAATGTATACGGGGTATACGAAGGATTTGCAACTACGATTTGAGCACCACAGCAAAGGACTGGTTCCATCTACGAAAGATCGTCGACCGCTGAAGCTTGTTTATTACGAGGCATGTCTGAATCAGCAGGACGCTACACATAGAGAAAAGTATCTAAAAAGCTATAAAGGAAAGATGTTTTTGAGGAATAGGCTCAAATCGTATTTCACAGGGTAA
- the ychF gene encoding redox-regulated ATPase YchF yields MSLKVGIVGLPNVGKSTLFKALTRKSVDINNYPFCTIEPNVGIVEVPDERLGKLAAFSQTKKIVPAVIEFVDIAGLVKGASEGEGLGNKFLANIREVDAIVEVVRVFQNDDIIHVHNQIDPVSDIEVINTELMLADLETVTKRKLKTVKETRTGSKEAIAELALLERLEAELAAGRLTHDLVATLTDEAEIAIARGLQLLTAKPFLYAYNVSDIEAVLPAVLEEKPHVLLDIKIEEELIELSHAEAAEMGLVSHLPDLIRRAYALLGLMTYFTTGEVETRAWTIPQGSTAPQAGAAIHGDFEERFIRAEVIHWEKLLEAGSYAAAREQGQVRLEGKEYIVADGDVIIFKI; encoded by the coding sequence ATGTCACTCAAAGTCGGAATTGTTGGATTACCAAATGTAGGCAAATCGACTTTGTTCAAGGCGCTCACGCGGAAGAGTGTGGATATCAACAATTATCCGTTCTGCACGATCGAGCCCAATGTCGGTATCGTGGAGGTGCCGGACGAGCGGCTCGGCAAGCTCGCGGCGTTTTCCCAGACGAAGAAAATCGTGCCGGCCGTCATCGAGTTCGTCGATATCGCAGGCTTGGTAAAAGGCGCGTCGGAGGGGGAGGGGCTCGGCAACAAGTTCCTGGCGAATATCCGCGAGGTGGATGCGATCGTCGAGGTCGTGCGTGTCTTCCAGAACGACGACATCATCCATGTGCACAATCAGATCGATCCAGTGAGCGATATCGAAGTCATCAATACCGAGCTCATGCTGGCCGATCTGGAGACCGTGACGAAGCGGAAACTGAAGACGGTCAAGGAAACCAGGACCGGGAGTAAAGAGGCGATCGCCGAGCTCGCGCTCCTAGAACGTCTCGAAGCCGAGCTCGCGGCGGGCCGTCTCACACACGACTTAGTGGCGACGCTGACCGATGAGGCTGAAATCGCCATCGCTCGGGGCCTGCAGCTCCTCACTGCCAAGCCGTTTCTCTATGCGTATAATGTCTCGGATATCGAGGCCGTGCTCCCGGCTGTGCTCGAAGAAAAACCGCACGTGTTGCTTGATATCAAGATCGAAGAAGAGCTGATCGAGCTCTCTCATGCGGAGGCAGCCGAAATGGGGCTCGTCTCGCACCTACCCGACCTGATCCGGCGGGCGTATGCCTTGCTCGGGCTGATGACGTACTTCACGACGGGTGAGGTGGAGACGCGGGCCTGGACGATACCTCAGGGTTCGACGGCACCCCAGGCGGGGGCGGCGATACACGGTGACTTCGAGGAGCGTTTCATCCGCGCCGAAGTCATCCACTGGGAGAAGCTCCTCGAAGCGGGGAGCTATGCGGCAGCCCGGGAACAGGGCCAGGTCCGGCTCGAAGGCAAGGAGTATATCGTGGCGGACGGTGACGTGATCATTTTCAAGATTTGA